A genomic segment from Odontesthes bonariensis isolate fOdoBon6 chromosome 8, fOdoBon6.hap1, whole genome shotgun sequence encodes:
- the irf5 gene encoding interferon regulatory factor 5: MSVQSRRIRLKPWLLAQVNSSRYPGLQWLSPDHSLFQIPWKHATRHTPVSDEENTIFKAWAVETGKYQEGVDEPDPAKWKANLRCALNKSREFQLKYDGTKETPVQPYKIYEVCEQSVNTDGAEDDDEEMPNLMDLTINPRISEPAPFASFSLSSNGTFEPSQVISMPLLPLTSDPQAQTQMVDQGGFVRSVRLPNGLQDLNALPSTTATTHQVPDLMEASNMGAVQNQEDAENQQACKYDLLSSIPLTDLDLKFQYRGRTMGSLTVSNPQGCRLYFGHLEPTPEQVDLFGPVSLQQVLFPSTAEMQNQKQRFYTDALLDVMDRGLILEIVEQDIYAIRLCQCKVFWSGQGMPEQGPPNPMERERKIRVFSLNDFLQGLILFQKGEAQNPPPFEIYFCFGEDWPDRKPKEKKLIIVQVVPVVARILTEMFSGELSWSTDSIRLQISNPDVKDQTVEQFKELQRLLQNQHIQGPWTPSGH; this comes from the exons ATGAGCGTTCAGTCCCGGAGGATCCGCCTGAAGCCCTGGCTGCTAGCTCAGGTGAACAGCAGCAGGTACCCGGGTCTGCAGTGGCTCAGCCCGGACCACAGCCTCTTCCAGATCCCCTGGAAGCACGCCACACGCCACACGCCGGTGTCGGACGAGGAGAACACCATCTTTAAG GCGTGGGCTGTGGAGACCGGTAAGTACCAGGAGGGCGTGGACGAGCCCGACCCCGCCAAGTGGAAGGCAAACCTGCGCTGCGCTCTGAACAAAAGCCGCGAGTTTCAGCTGAAGTACGACGGAACCAAGGAGACGCCGGTTCAACCGTACAAGATCTACGAGGTGTGCGAGCAGTCTGTGAACACAG ATGGTGCTGAGGATGATGACGAGGAG aTGCCCAACCTGATGGACCTGACGATCA ACCCCCGGATCAGTGAGCCAGCCCCCTTTGCCTCCTTCAGCTTGTCCTCCAACGGGACATTTGAGCCTTCCCAGGTGATCTCTATGCCTCTGCTGCCATTGACCTCCGACCCCCAGGCTCAGACTCAGATGGTGGATCAGGGCGGCTTTGTCCGATCCGTCAGGCTCCCAAACGGACTCCAGGACCTGAACGCGCTGCCCTCTACAACTGCCACCACTCACCAGGTACCAGACCTGATGGAGGCCAGCAACATGGGTGCAgtccagaaccaggaggatGCTGAGAACCAGCAAGCGTGCAAGTACGACCTGCTGAGCAGCATCCCAT TGACAGATCTGGACCTGAAGTTCCAGTATAGGGGCAGAACGATGGGCTCCCTGACGGTCAGTAACCCTCAGGGCTGCCGGCTGTACTTTGGACACCTGGAGCCGACCCCCGAGCAGGTGGACCTGTTCGGACCGGTCAGCCTGCAGCAGGTTCTGTTCCCGAGCACGGCTGAGATGCAGAACCAGAAGCAGCGGTTCTACACCGATGCCCTGCTGGACGTGATGGACCGAGGTCTGATCCTGGAGATCGTGGAGCAGGACATCTACGCCATCCGGCTGTGTCAGTGCAAGGTGTTCTGGTCCGGTCAAGGCATGCCAGAGCAGGGCCCGCCTAACCCAAtggagagggagaggaagatCCGAGTATTCAGCCTCAACGACTTCCTGCAAG GGCTGATTCTGTTCCAGAAAGGAGAGGCGCAGAACCCACCTCCCTTTGAGATCTACTTCTGCTTCGGGGAGGACTGGCCCGACCGGAAACCCAAAGAGAAGAAGCTCATCATCGTCCAG GTTGTTCCTGTGGTGGCCCGGATTCTGACAGAGATGTTCTCCGGAGAGCTGAGCTGGTCCACTGACAGCATCCGGCTCCAGATCTCCAACCCGGACGTGAAGGACCAGACAGTGGAGCAGTTCAAGGAGCTGCAGAGGCTGCTTCAGAACCAGCACATCCAGGGGCCCTGGACCCCCAGCGGACACTGA